Within Thermoanaerobaculum aquaticum, the genomic segment CCGGTGGCTGAAATCTGGGTGACCCCGGAGCAGGTGAGCTACGTCCAGGGCACCACCGGCGAAAACGAGGAGGAGTTCGTCTTTGAGCTCATCTCGGAAACGGAAAGGGAGCGGTTTGCCGCGTACGTGTTTGTTCTGAGCCACGGCTTCGCTCCCCACGACGATGCCACCCGCCTGCGCATCCACTGAGCCCTGGGTCACCGTTCCCTTAAACCGCTGGGAGCCCCCCCACCCGGTCACCGCCGCGCTTCTAGCGGGCCAGCTCACCACCCCCAAACCAGAAACCGAAAAGGCTTTGCCCCGCTCTCCGGAGCTGGCCTCGGCCTTGGCCCAGCTCAACCGCCGCTGGGGCAACCCGGTGGACGAAGAGCTGAAATCTTGGCTTTCCGGGGCTTCGGTGGTGGTGGCGGGGCAGCAGCCGGGGCTTTGGGGTGGACCGCTTTTGAGCCTGGTGAAAGCCTGCGCGGTGGCGGCGGAGGTGGCCCGCTTGCGGGAGGCCGGCCAGCCGGCGGTGGGCTTTTTTTGGTTGGAAACCCGGGACGACGACCTGCCGGAAATGGGCTGGGGTCGGGTGGTGGTGGGCGGCCAGCTTCTGGAAGCCCGGGAGAGCTGGACCCGGGGGGAGGCCTGCGGCTTTGCCGCCGTGCTTTCCCCGCTTTCTTCGGAGCGGCTACAGGAGATCCCCCAAGATGCGCTTCCCCCTGGCGGCCTTGAGGCTTTCACCGTGGCCCGGGAGTGCTTTGCCCCGGGGCAGCGCCTGGGGGAGGCCTGCGGCCTCTTTTTTGCCCGCCTTTTGCGGGGCCTGGGGCTCGTGCTTGTGGATGCCAGCTTGCCGGAGCTTGCCCAGGCGTCCGCCTGGGCGGCCCAGAAAATCCTGGAAAAGCTCGAAGAGGCCTGGGGTTGCCTGGAGCACCGCGCCCGGGAGCTTGCCGGCCAAGGGCTTCCCCTTCCCCTGCGGCTGCGCCAGGACCTTTTGCCCTTTTTCCGGCTGGAGCAGGGTCGGCGCCGAAGGCTTGCGGCAAAAAGCGCTTTCCGGCGGCTTTCGGAGCTGGCCCATCACCCCGAAGGGCTCGCCCCCAACGTTTGGCTCCGCCCGCTTTTGCAGGACGCCGCCCTGGGCACCACCACCGCCATCCTCGGAAGCTCCGAGCTGGCCTACCACTGGCAAGCCCAGGACCTCTGGGAGCTTGCGGGCGTTCCCCAACCGCGCTGGCAGCTGCGTCCGCATATCACGGTGGTGGGTCCGGCGGAACGCCGGTGGGCGGAAAAGCTTGGGGTTGCCCCTGAGGAGCTGCTTTCCCCTCGCTTGCCCCGGAGGCTCTTACGGGCTTCCGGGCTGGTGAGGGATTGGGAGCGGCTTACCCACAAGTGGCTAGCCGACCTCCAGCGCTTTGCCGAAAAAGCGCGCGCCGAGCAGCCGAACCTCACCGGCGATTTGGAGGCCACGCAGAAGAAGCTCATGGGAAGCTTCTCCTGGCTGGCCCACCGTCTGGAAACCCGAGCGGAGGAAAGGCTCCAACTGGAGCACCAGCGGTTTTTCCGCCTGCGCCAGTCCCTGCGGCCTGCGGGTCACCCGCAAGAACGCGCCCTTTCGGTACTTTCCCCGCTGCTTGCTTTGGGTATGGACTTCCCGATCAGGCTGGTAGAGGCCCTCAAGGCCCTGCCCCCGGACCCCAGCCCCATGCACCTTTTGTTTTGGAACCCCGGTGGCCCCTGGTGATTGCCGGACGGGAGGCCGTCACGGGCGCGCTGGTTGCCGGAAAGCTTTCACAAGACAGCGAAAAAGCAGACAAACCCGTCAGGGAAGCTCCACCGCTTGCCTTTTCTCCCGGTGGTCGTGCTTAAAGGCTCCCCACTCCACGGCTTTGTGGTGGTCCTGTCCGTCGTGGCAGCGGTTGCACATCCCCGGGGCGGGCAAAACCAAACCGGCAGCCACCGACTTTTCCCGGTGCATCATCACCGGAATGGGCCAGTACTGCGATCCCGGTCCGTGGCAGGCCTCGCACTGCACGCCTTCCAGCGAGCCGTCGGGGGTGGTGGCGTGACAAGAAAGGCAGCTGGCCGCAAACCCCGGCGCTCCTTTTGCAGTTTTGGTGGCCTCGGCATGGGCCGATTGGCTCCAGGTTTCAAACTCCGGGCGATGGCAGGGCTTGCACTTTTCCACCCCCACAAACGTTGGCCCTTGCGCCGCCATAGCCGCTGCCAGGAGTGACGAAACTACAAAGCAGAAGGCGATTCGTCTCATGAGTGCGAAGTTTACACCATCCCGGCCGATCTTGCTTGCCCAGAAGAGCAACAGCGGGTGTCTGCTAGTCTTTCCCGGTGGTGGAAGGACACGCGGAGCTGGTGGTTTTTGCCGCCCACCCGGACGATGCGGAGCTGGCCTGCGCCGGGACGCTGGCGGCTTTTGTCCACGGCGGGGGTAGAGCAGCCATCGTGGATTTGACCGCCGGTGAGCGAGCCTCCCGGGGCACCGTGGAACTGCGCCGCCAGGAGGCGGAAGCCGCCGCCCGGGTTTTGGGGGCTTCGCGCCTTTGTCTGGAGCTCCCGGACGCGGGCCTTTCGGGCAGCTCGGGTGAGCAAAGGGCAGCAGTGGTGAAAACTTTGCGTGCCCTCAAACCCGCCTTCGTGCTTTTGCCCCACCCCCACGACCCCCACCCCGACCACCGGGAGGCCAGCGTGTTGGTGCAAGCTGCCGCTTTTCTGGCGGGGGTGCGGGGGTTTCTTCCCGAGCTTGGGGAGCCCCACCGGACCCAGCTTCTCCTGGCCTACCCCGGCCCGCGGCAGGCGGGGGAGCCCACGCTGGTGGTGGAGGTTACCGCCCACTACCCGCAAAAGCGGAAAGCGCTGGCTTGCTACCGCTCGCAGTTTGCTCCCGGGGAAGGACACCCCACGCAGCTAGCCAGCGGGTTTTTCCTGGAGGCCATGGAAGGGCGGGATCGGGCCTTTGGCAACCTCATCGGTGTGCCTTGGGCTGAGGGCTTTTTTGCCCTGGGCCCGCTTTCCGGCAAGGCTCTAGGTGCTTTTCTGAAGGGAGTGCTATGCGCATCGGCGTGACCTGTTACCCCACCGTGGGTGGCTCCGGGGTGGTGGCCACCGAGCTGGGTTTGGCCATGGCCCGCCGCGGCCATCAGGTGCACTTCATCTGCTACGCCCTGCCTTACCGGCTGGGACGGGTGCCAGCGGGGGTGACGTTCCATGAGGTGACCTTCCCTTCCTACCCGCTTTTCCAGCACCCCCCTTACTCTCTGGCTTTAGCCTCCCACATGGCAGATGTGGCAGCCCACCACGGTTTGGAGCTGCTGCACGTGCACTACGCCATCCCCCACGCAGTTTCCGCGCTTTTGGCCAAGGAAATCATGGGGGGCGGACCCAAGCTGGTGGTCACCTTGCACGGGACCGACATTACCGTGGTTGGCGCCGATCCGGCCTTTTTGCCGGTGGTGCGGTGGGCTTTGGACAAGGCCGATGCGGTGACCGCAGTTTCCCAAGCCCTGGCCCAGGAAACCCGAGAGGTCATCGGCACCCGCAGGGAAATTCAGGTCATCCCCAATTTCGTGGACCTCTCCCGCTGCGATCCCAGCTTGCAGGCTGCCTACCGAAGGCGCCTTTCCCCCGACGGCGCGCCGGTTTTGGTGCACGCCTCCAACTTCCGACCGGTCAAGAGGGTTCTGGATGTGGTGGAGGTCTTCCGCAGGGTGCATGAAAAGCTCCCCTGCCACCTGGCGATGATTGGCGATGGTCCCGATCGCCCTGCCGCCGAGCGGGCGGTGCGCGAAGCGGGGCTGGCCCCCTGGGTGGACTTTTTGGGCAACGTTTCGCCGGTGGAGGGTGCCCTGGGCGCCGGCGATGTGTTCTTGCTCCCCTCCGAACAGGAGTCCTTCGGTTTGGCTGCCCTGGAGGCCATGGCCTGCGGCGTGCCGGTGGTGGCCACCGGGGTGGGGGGGCTTCCCGAGCTGGTTACCCCCGGAAGCGGCGGCTTCCTGTTCCCGGTGGGTGACGTGGAGGGCATGGCGGCCCAGGTCACCGCGCTTTTGCAAGACCCCCAGGAGCTACTTAAACAAAAGCGGTTGGCGCGGGAAAGGGCGGAGCAGTTTTCCCAGGAAAAGGTGGTGGACGCCTACGAGGCACTTTACCGGCAGCTCCTCTCTTTGCCTTGACTTTCGTTAACTAGAGGTGGAGACTAAATCCAGCCACAAGGGTATGCCCCTGGCAAGGAGGGAATATGGCGAGCGTTCCGCAAACTGCGCCCAGCAAGGCTGATTTGGGAAAAAGATTCATTGCCGCCATCATTGACGGCATCCTGGCGGCCGGTGTGAGCTTCATCCCCATCGTCGGTGGGATCATCGGTGGGCTTTACATCTTGCTTCGCGATGGCTTGGAGTTGGATTTCATGGACCGGAGGTCCATCGGCAAGAAGCTCATCAAGCTGCGGCCGGTACGGTTGGATGGCCAGCCCATGGATCCCGTGACCTCGGCCAAGCGGAACCTGCCGCTGGCGGTGGGCGCCGTTGGCACGATCTTTTGGATTATCCCCTTCTTGGGTTGGATCGTGGCCATTCTTTTTGGGCTGGTGGGTCTGGTGATTGGAATCATCGAGCTGGTGCTGGTCCTTACCGACGCCGAAGGCCGACGCATGGGCGACAAGCTGGCGGGGACCAAGGTCATCGAGGTGGCGGAATAAAAAAGCGGGCCAGCTGGCCCGCTTTTTTTCCGTTGCCCTCGCGCCTTTACGGCGAAACCCAACCAGCTCGCCAAGCCTGGGTCAGGCCGGTGCAGTTGGTCCAACCGGGAGCGGCGAACGTCACGTTTCCCTGCACCAAACCGCTGGCGGTGCCGTTGCTGGCCACTTGGCCGGTCACCGACCACACCACCGTGAGGACCTTCGTGCTGTTGTCGTTGTAGTCTTGGGTGAAAGCGAGAGAAAAGGCGCCGTTGCTGTCGAGCTCAACTGCCGTGGTATTAGGCCCAAAGTCCAGCGTGTAGGGAACACCGCCGCAATCCACCAGGCCGTTGGCGTAAAAGCCGCTCACCCCTTGGGAGACCAAAGAAAACCTTAATCCGCCGGTAGTCGTTCCGGTCTCCAGAAAAGCCCCAGCAAAAAGCCCTTGGCCGCGATCCACAAGCGCTGGGGTGCGCATTTCAATGGTGGAGGGATCGTTGCTGCCGTTGTCCAGGCGGGAGCCAAAAACCAACACCCTGCCGCTGCCGGAAACCACGGTAAAGCGCAAGCGGCGGTTGTTTCCGCCGCCACCCAGCTCGTTGAGGATGCTGCCCTTTTGCACCACCGCGTAAGGCTTGACGGTGTACGTCCTGCTGTTGAGCACGGTGCCGTTACCGTCCACCACCTCCACCCGCAGCGAGCACTCGTTGCCGGTGACCTCCACCCAACCCACGTTGGTGCGGAAGCTGGAGCTTTCTTCGGCACCCGGAAGATCGGTGGTTTGGTTGGCACCAATAGCCGCGGTGCTGGGCAACCCGGCAAAGAACTGACCGGTACTGCCGGTCTTGTTGCCCTCGTTGGTGACGATGGTAAGGCCCGCGGAGTAAATCCTGGAGGTGACCAGCACTTCCCGGTCGGCAACGATCCGCAAGGCCCCAAAGGCGCTGTCCTTCCCAAAAAGCTCCTTGATGATGTCCACGAACTCCCGGGTTTCTCCCGGATTCACCGTGATCCTCCGGGATTCCGGTGGCCAGCTGTTGCCTTGCTCCGAGCGGGGAAGGAAATAAATGTCAACAGTAGCTGCGGCGCTTCCCAAGGGCAGAGAGATCCACACATCGGTGCGCCACTGGGAACCAAACTGCCCAGGGCCATGCCCCACCGAGGGGATCCAAACATCGGTGCCAGGGCTCACACCCCAAGCCACTGCCGCTGCTGCAACCGCCAAAAAAAACCCTACGATTCGCTTTCCCATGGATGCCTCCGTCTCTTCTAACAGACGCATATTACGAGCGAAGGTGGACAGGCTGCAAGTGACGGGGCTCACGGCTGCAAGAGCTCACGCCGCTTCCCCAGGGCTATGGCCAAGACCCAAGCACGCAAGGCTTTGTTTTTTTTGCGGGTGAGGAAAGAGGGTTGGTGCCGAAGGCCGGACTCGAACCGGCACGGCTTGCGCCACACGCCCCTCAAACGTGCGCGTCTACCAGTTCCGCCACTTCGGCACGCTGGGCAGGCATCTTACTTGCTCGGCTCGGGCGCTGCAGGGGCGGGGGTGGTTTGAGCGGCCGGTGCCTTGCCGCCCGCAAGCTCCTTCACCACCGACCGGCCTCGCTGCCCGGAAAGCACCGCCAAGCCAATGCACAAAGCCACGAAAAGCACAAACGACCCGGTGGTGAGCTTGTGAAGGAGGGTTGTGGAGCCGCGGGGACCAAAGGCTACCTGCGAGCCGGCACCACCGAAGGCCGCCGCCACATCGGAGCCCTTGCCCTGCTGCAGCAACACCACAAGGATCAGAAAGAGACAAACCACCACGTAAAGGATCAGTAGCAGCGTGTACACAAGCTCACCCCTTTGCCCCGGCCACCGGGGCAGCTTGAATAATAGCGAAAAAGGAACCGGCGTCAAGGCTGGCGCCGCCCACCAACGCCCCGGCCACCCCTGGGGTGGCCAGGAGCTCCCCGGCGTTTTGCGGCTTCACGCTGCCCCCGTAAAGCACCGGCACCGCTTGGCCCGTGAGCTCCTGCAAACGCTCATGTATAAAAGCGTGGGCTTCGGCCACCTGGGCTGGGGTGGCGTTGTGACCGGTGCCAATGGCCCACACCGGTTCGTAGGCAATCACCAGCTTTTGGGGGTCAAGGCCCGCCAGCACCGCGGTTTGCCTTTGCAAAACCGAAAGCGTTTCGCCACCCTCCCGCTCGGCCAGCGTTTCACCCACGCAAAAGATCACCGAAAGCCCCGCTTCCTGGGCGGCCTTGGCCCGGGCCAGAGCGGTGTCGTCGGTTTCTCCAAAGAGCTTGCGCCGCTCGGAGTGGGCGATGATGACCCAGCTCACCCCCATTTCCGCCAAAAGGTTCGGGGAAACCTCACCGGTAAAAGCCCCTTCCCGCGCCCAGTGGCAGTTTTGCGCCCCCACCGCAAGCTCCGAACCGGCGCAGAGCATCACCGCTTGCGGCAAAAGCGGAAACGGCGGGCACAAAACCACCTGGTGGGCGCAGCCCTCCAGCTGGGGGAGGAGCTCCTCGCAGTAAGCCGCAAGCTGGGAGGGTGAGCCGTACATCTTCCAGTTGGCCGCC encodes:
- the bshC gene encoding bacillithiol biosynthesis protein BshC, yielding MPPACASTEPWVTVPLNRWEPPHPVTAALLAGQLTTPKPETEKALPRSPELASALAQLNRRWGNPVDEELKSWLSGASVVVAGQQPGLWGGPLLSLVKACAVAAEVARLREAGQPAVGFFWLETRDDDLPEMGWGRVVVGGQLLEARESWTRGEACGFAAVLSPLSSERLQEIPQDALPPGGLEAFTVARECFAPGQRLGEACGLFFARLLRGLGLVLVDASLPELAQASAWAAQKILEKLEEAWGCLEHRARELAGQGLPLPLRLRQDLLPFFRLEQGRRRRLAAKSAFRRLSELAHHPEGLAPNVWLRPLLQDAALGTTTAILGSSELAYHWQAQDLWELAGVPQPRWQLRPHITVVGPAERRWAEKLGVAPEELLSPRLPRRLLRASGLVRDWERLTHKWLADLQRFAEKARAEQPNLTGDLEATQKKLMGSFSWLAHRLETRAEERLQLEHQRFFRLRQSLRPAGHPQERALSVLSPLLALGMDFPIRLVEALKALPPDPSPMHLLFWNPGGPW
- a CDS encoding multiheme c-type cytochrome, with the protein product MRRIAFCFVVSSLLAAAMAAQGPTFVGVEKCKPCHRPEFETWSQSAHAEATKTAKGAPGFAASCLSCHATTPDGSLEGVQCEACHGPGSQYWPIPVMMHREKSVAAGLVLPAPGMCNRCHDGQDHHKAVEWGAFKHDHREKRQAVELP
- the bshB1 gene encoding bacillithiol biosynthesis deacetylase BshB1: MVEGHAELVVFAAHPDDAELACAGTLAAFVHGGGRAAIVDLTAGERASRGTVELRRQEAEAAARVLGASRLCLELPDAGLSGSSGEQRAAVVKTLRALKPAFVLLPHPHDPHPDHREASVLVQAAAFLAGVRGFLPELGEPHRTQLLLAYPGPRQAGEPTLVVEVTAHYPQKRKALACYRSQFAPGEGHPTQLASGFFLEAMEGRDRAFGNLIGVPWAEGFFALGPLSGKALGAFLKGVLCASA
- the bshA gene encoding N-acetyl-alpha-D-glucosaminyl L-malate synthase BshA, which produces MRIGVTCYPTVGGSGVVATELGLAMARRGHQVHFICYALPYRLGRVPAGVTFHEVTFPSYPLFQHPPYSLALASHMADVAAHHGLELLHVHYAIPHAVSALLAKEIMGGGPKLVVTLHGTDITVVGADPAFLPVVRWALDKADAVTAVSQALAQETREVIGTRREIQVIPNFVDLSRCDPSLQAAYRRRLSPDGAPVLVHASNFRPVKRVLDVVEVFRRVHEKLPCHLAMIGDGPDRPAAERAVREAGLAPWVDFLGNVSPVEGALGAGDVFLLPSEQESFGLAALEAMACGVPVVATGVGGLPELVTPGSGGFLFPVGDVEGMAAQVTALLQDPQELLKQKRLARERAEQFSQEKVVDAYEALYRQLLSLP
- a CDS encoding RDD family protein gives rise to the protein MASVPQTAPSKADLGKRFIAAIIDGILAAGVSFIPIVGGIIGGLYILLRDGLELDFMDRRSIGKKLIKLRPVRLDGQPMDPVTSAKRNLPLAVGAVGTIFWIIPFLGWIVAILFGLVGLVIGIIELVLVLTDAEGRRMGDKLAGTKVIEVAE
- the secG gene encoding preprotein translocase subunit SecG, with the protein product MYTLLLILYVVVCLFLILVVLLQQGKGSDVAAAFGGAGSQVAFGPRGSTTLLHKLTTGSFVLFVALCIGLAVLSGQRGRSVVKELAGGKAPAAQTTPAPAAPEPSK
- the tpiA gene encoding triose-phosphate isomerase, which translates into the protein MLLAANWKMYGSPSQLAAYCEELLPQLEGCAHQVVLCPPFPLLPQAVMLCAGSELAVGAQNCHWAREGAFTGEVSPNLLAEMGVSWVIIAHSERRKLFGETDDTALARAKAAQEAGLSVIFCVGETLAEREGGETLSVLQRQTAVLAGLDPQKLVIAYEPVWAIGTGHNATPAQVAEAHAFIHERLQELTGQAVPVLYGGSVKPQNAGELLATPGVAGALVGGASLDAGSFFAIIQAAPVAGAKG